Genomic DNA from Theropithecus gelada isolate Dixy chromosome 1, Tgel_1.0, whole genome shotgun sequence:
TCTTAATTATTGAATGCTGTGGGGGTAGCGAAGGCTTTGTGCTCAGCATTTTCCATGTTGGAGCGTTTAATGGAGCACAGGAATGGATCTGGCTAAGGACCATAAAATTCTTCCTAGGAGTATGTTCTGTTGTCTGTCTATGAGAACTGCTGGCTAGTGGCTGTTCTAGAAACAAGAAGAGAGGCACATTTCCACTTGGTTACTAACCGGAGTGGTAAGTGGCCATTGAATGCTCTGGAGAACTTATTAATGGATGTATATGTGTTACTCTGCCTTTTCAAAACCAGAGGAGGGCTATGCTATAATGGGCTTAGATCTGGAAGACCAGGGCTCACATCCTAGCTCTGCCCTCACTAGCTAAGCCCCATCTTGGAGACTCATTTAACCTCCCAGCCTGTCTTTCTGTCTGGGGATTGATAATGCCAAATTCACTGGTTCTCAAACATCCACCTGAGGGTCTGTCAGTTCTAGCCCAAGATGACACACAGCCTGTGACCAAAATGCGACAATGACGAAGTTAATGATGTAGTAAATGTTTCACCAAGTTAAGTGTGTTCAATTTAAAGGCTTGtcttttattctgaaattatGTCCTCTCTGGTTTTATAGTGTTAAAAATCCTCTTTTATGTAATGATGATGAAAACAGTCTGTAGTTGTAGTTAGTGAtttaataactctttttttttttttttttttgagacagagtctcgctgtgttgtccaggctggagtgcagtggtgtgatctcggctcactgcagcctccacctcccgggttcaagcaattctcctgcctcagcctcccaagtagctaggattacaggtgcccaccactgtgcccagctaatttttgtatttttagtagagacagggttttgccatgttggccaggctgatcttgaactcctgaccttaagtgatcctcccacctcggcctcccatagtgccaggattacaggcatgatcaccacgtccagccaatAACTCTTATTTTTATGTCCTTGATTGGCAAAATAAGGAGTTGGCATCCTTATGTTGGTCACACTAGTTTGTTGTGATTATACTAGTCTGTGAAATCtaagtctgagaaccactggcctagtTCACAGCTTGTTATGAGGACTGAAATAAGATACGTGAAAATATATTACTTAGATCAAGGATACCCAAACATAAGGTGTTATTTTAATCATTACCTCTAGCCATCATTTTCTGGTGGGATGTTCCTGGCCATATATGGACACCCTGGGGTTGGAAGCTTGAACTCCATCCATTGATTTTCCATCTGTAATAGGTCTGTTCACTAAATTTTcacaagcaaaataaaacagagaattatctctgaaaaagagaagagaagtaTTATTCCTTCAGTTCAGATTTCTCTCTGCTCCCATAGAATGCTTTGCTTCTCTGCTCTGACTTCCTTTAGATTTTCACTGTTAGAGGTCAGGAAACCAAGACATTCCCCTTCACACCTCCAAAGTGTCTCTCCTTAACGGCACAGTAGGCCTGTTCCAACATCATGGGGTTGGAAAGATTGTGTCCTAAATGACAGTTTCTCTCCTTCAGTCATCACACGAAACTTTGTaactagacatttttaaaaaatacaatcttTGCATGGCGGCTTGGAGTATAGAAAGACACCGGCTTGTTTGGCTTTGGTTTCGAAATTACTAATGAGGTGGTCAGGAGCGACTTCTTGTGTCATGGACATGTATCATGACTCTTGTGTCAAGAATTGTTGGCCTTCCAGTTTATATCTTTGATCTCATACAAAATAAGCAGTTTTGTGTCTCAGAGCAGCTGGTTGGGGATCAATTTACTATCCTTTTTGTTATTTACCATTTTTTGCAAGTTCTTAATTTTTCTGCTGTTAGCTGTAACAAGAGGACTGAAGATCCTCGGTCTCTAGTACTCATATTACAGGAATTTAGGGATTGAAAATTTCAGATTTCAGGAGGATTACCATCAGAACCATGCACTGCTGTCTGTGGAACTCCCACTCTGTGAAGAGCTTTGTTCTGTGTTGTGATGGTTCACAAAAATGAGGCCAAAATGGTTCCTGCCCTCCAGAACCTTTTGATACTAAAGGGAGGGAAACAAGATTGGTTAACATACAGGGCTGAGAGCATGTGCTCATTACGCACATTCATGTGGGTATGTGAGTGAAATACACATACTTGTATGCTACAATACAAGTAAGGTTGTCAAAAATGAACTGATGTATCAATGAGGGTAAGTATTAGCAAGATAGTTAAGATTAAGTAAGATATTAATAAGATAGTAAGATATTAACCAAATCTTATAGAAGTAAAGTTATTGAAATTGCTGTTTTACCATAAAGTTTAGAATGAATTATTTGATAAGAAATGAACTttttcctggctctgccactggtGAGCTTTATGCTTAGGCTGCTTACCTGATTGTGATGTTTCCCACCTATTTTCCAAAAGGCAATGGGAACCACTACTACTCTTACCAGGGCAAGTACTAGACTTAACTGTAGTCTTAAGAGTTAAAAATAGATACATGTGGCTGGGACTGAGTTGCTGGTTCTGATTCCGAGCTGCTGGTTCCCTCCCCCTCTCCATTACCCATTCCTACAAGGAACTCTTCCCAATGCCAGACCCATGACTGGGGATGCCACAGCTGCTGTCACCTTTTCAGGAGAAGAGAAGCTGCTGTAGGATGCCCTGCCTGATTGGGAGTTTATGAGGCCTCAAGAGGAGAAGCACTTTCTGGTCTCCCACAAGAAGAAGCAAACAGCTATTGTGCCTGCCCTGTCAGCACAGGCTGGACTTTGCAGATGCTTGCAATTAGTATCCTGCCATCAGGTTCTGTCTGGCCAGACTCCAAATCACAGGTTGGAAATAGGCTTTCATGTTTAACAAATATCACTGTGATTAAAAAGCAATAGGCATATCCCTTTAGCCCCATGAGTTCCTGGTCCTATAGCGTGGGGCATGGCCAGAAGCAGCCCAGAGCAGGATCCTCTAACATGGGCTCTTGCCCTGGTCTGATGGCAGTGATGAGTAAATTTTACAACTCTAGAGATGTTCAAGCTGGAGGAACAATCGTTTTTCATTGAGGTGGAAGTTTTGCTCATTCTTTATAGGTTACAGGTTTGCACTGGATGAATGACCCAGTTGCAAGCAGCTCCTTGTCAGCTCAATGCCATTTCCATTAGCCATTGCTGTGCTAGAGGCATTATATACTATCATGTTTAATGATATTTTTTCTATAGACCAAATTTCTAACTCTATTAAAACAGCCATATACTACAGACCCTGAAACATTTTCATTCCGTAGGACACTTAAAGTGTCCTAGAAGACCTTCCTCATCCTGTGACATGATTCCTTCCCAAAGCATTCTCTCTGTTCTTCGGATTTAAAAGAGTAATAGTAAAAATATACTGCCCTCAATGTGTAAAGCTATTAATAAGAGTTTCCAGATTTCAACCTAGAGAAGAGGAAACATAAATTAAGAGCACAGAAGTCAGAGAATTGTGTAGCTCTGATTGCAGGCAGTTTATCTCAATGGCGTAGTGGGAAGAACCCAGCCTTTGTGATCAAGCGAACAGAACTGCTGCTATTTAGCTGTCTAATCTTGGACAATAtatttagcctctctgagcctcagatttattttttcttttcttttcttttcttttttttttttctttgagacagggtctttctctgttgcccaggatggagtatggtggcacaaatcagggttcactgcaaccttgacctcccaggctcaagcaatcctcctggctcagccttccaagtaactgggaacacaggaatgcaccaccaagcccagctaatttttgaagttttttgtagagatggggtttcactgtgttgcccaggctagtcttgatcttctaggctcaagtgattctcttgcctcggcttcccaaagttctaggattacaggcatgagccactgtgcccggccttcagttttcttttttgttggaaTCAAGTTAGTTAACAAATACTTACCAAGTTCTTACTGTGTGCTGGGCTGTATGTCAGGCATTGAGTACATAGCAGTAAATAAGATAGGCGTgactcctgccctcatggaaaTTACAGTCTAGCCGAATcaagttaaatgaaataatatgtcaAAGTTCTTTCCCAAAGttgatattcaataaatgctaatcCTCTTCCACTTCCCTTCAAATATATGATCATTATATATTCTGACACAGTCAAACACAAGGTGGCCACAGACAATTTCATACATACAAGAATTTTGTTGGGAGCCCAGACACCCATAGTATAAGATAATTCTTCAGTATTATGTCTCACGAAACTTAGATCAGTGTGTGGTCTTGATTTAAATCCATGTAACCAAGGATTTCTATTTATGGTCAACAATGAATCCTTATTTTTGGTGGAGTTTAAGGAATTATACAGATATTGCCTCACTGATGCTTTCAGACCATTTGTGAAGTGAATGagaataggtattattattattaaacccacttcacagatgaggaagcgaATGGAAGCAGATTCTTTGGGGCCTCCTTTGTTCTCTAGTCCTAGTCTGCACAGAGGAAGCACTGGATAGACGCTGTTTGCACATTGACTGTTCCGGCAACTTGGAAAGGAGAGGTACCCCGCGTTAGCAAAAACAGATATTGACTCAGGGTTGCACCGAGGCCGCTCAGTTCTTGCCTTCTCCCTCATTTCTTCAGGTGGGTGAGAAATGGGCGACTGGAGTTTCCTGGGGAACATCTTGGAGGAGGTGAATGAGCACTCCACTGTCATCGGCAGAGTCTGGCTCACCGTGCTTTTCATCTTCCGGATCCTCATCCTTGGCACGGCCGCGGAGTTCGTGTGGGGGGATGAGCAATCCGACTTCGTGTGCAACACCCAACAGCCTGGCTGCGAGAACGTCTGCTACGACGAGGCCTTTCCCATCTCCCACATCCGCCTCTGGGTGCTGCAGATCATCTTCGTCTCCACCCCGTCCCTGATGTACGTCGGGCATGCGGTGCACTACGTCCGCATGGAGGAGAAGCGCAAAAGCCGTGAGGCAGAGGAGCTGGGCCAGCAGGCGGGGGCTAACGGCGGTGAGAGGGGGCCCCTCAGCCCGGACCAGGGCAACGTCAAGAAGAGCAGCGGCAGCAAAGGCACCAAGAAGTTCCGGCTGGAGGGGACCCTGCTGAGGACCTACATTTGTCACATCATCTTCAAGACCCTCTTTGAAGTGGGCTTCATCGTGGGCCACTACTTCCTGTACGGGTTCCGGATCCTGCCTCTGTACCGCTGCAGCCGGTGGCCCTGCCCCAATGTGGTGGACTGCTTTGTGTCCCGGCCCACGGAGAAGACCATCTTCATCCTGTTCATGTTGTCTGTGGCCTCTGTGTCCCTCTTCCTCAATGTGATGGAGTTGGGCCACCTGGGCCTGAAGGGGATCCGGTCTGCTTTCAAGAGGCCCGTCGAGCAGCCCCTGGGGGAGATTCCTGAGAAATCCCTCCACTCCATTGCTGTCTCCTCCATCCAGAAAGCCAAGGGCTATCAGCTcctagaagaagagaaaatagtttCCCACTATTTCCCCTTGACCGAGGTTGGGATGGTGGAGACTGCCAAGCCTTTCAATCAGTTCGAGGAGAAGATCACCACAGGACCCCTGGAGGACTTGTCCCGGGGCTACCAAGAGACACTGCCTTCCTACGCTCAGGTGGGGGCGCAGGAAGTGGAAGGCGAGGGGCCACCTGCAGAGGAGGGAGCTGAACCCGAGGTGGGAGAGAAGAAGCCGGAAGAAGAGAGGCTGACCACggaggagcaggagaaggaggCTGTGCCAGAGGGGGAGGAAGTAGAGACCCCCGGAGTGGGGAAGGAGGGTGAAAAAGAAGAGCTGCAGTCGGAGAAGGTGTCAAAGCAAGGGCTGCCAGCTGAGAAGACGCCTTCACTCTGTCAAGAGCTGACAACAGATGAGGCCAGACCCCTGAGCAGGCTGAGCCAAGCCAGCAGCCGAGCCAGGTCAGATGATCTAACCGTATGAAGTgatgccaaaggaaaaaaaaaaacgcccAAGCTTACATAGGGCAAGATGAAAGGAAAAGGTGCCAACATGATCTGAATCTTGTCTCCTGCCCTCGCCCCAGCCCCTGATTAGACAGGCACTGCAGCGGGGCGGTGCATGCCACGCAACTAGGAAACAGTCTTTCCCACATCCAACATAAGGGCTACCAAGATAAACCCATCGACCCACTAAAGTTCCCCAGTCGCATAGGACTGACCCCTTCCTCCAACCCCAACAGCTATGGGGTACTCTTCTTTCATCCCCATTTCTCCGTAGAAACCCTTACATCAGAATTGGGGTTGCCTCATAGCCGTTTACCAGTCTTGTCTCAAGCTCACTAAGCCAGAATCTATCATCCCAGCGTTTCTGAAGCAAATACCATGTGACCATATTTCAGGGATCCACACTCAAAAGCCTACAAAATACAGACAGGTGACTTAAGTTGCAAAGCAGGCCTGTTCTAATGCAAGGGAGAGAATGGGGCTGTGAAAGTTGGAGAGCAGGGGGAGCTACTGCTCACTTCCAGACAATGAGTACCATGAAGTGTTACCTGGTCTTTCTGATTTTTCAAGGGAAGCCAGaaatccaacttttttttttttttttagacagactctctgttgcccaggctggggtgcagtggcacaatctcagctcactgcagcctcaacctcccaggctcaagtaatcctctcaccttagccttacaagtagctgggactataggtgcacaccaccacacctggctaatttttgtattttttgtagagatggggtttcaccatgttgcctaggctggtctcaaactcctgggttcaagtgatccacctccctcagcctcccataatgctaggattacaggtgtacaccaccatgcctggcccatgaaatctaaattttaattgaaattttcaaAACTGTTAATGTTGGcaactaaattttaaatacaacatGTAGGCCAAATTAAATATGTGCAAGCCACATTTAACCTGTGAGGCACCAATTTGCATTATCAGCTTATGCTAATTAGCCCAGCTTTCCTATGGAATTGGTCTTATTATTTATGGTCTCAACTTGTTTCAGTAGCTCCCAAACCTTATTTCACTACTTTAGAGTGTTTTGTTTAAATCATCAGTCCAGGAGATATCTACAGTTCTCACTGACCATTTTTCTGGGTTATTGTAGCCCCTGGATTCTGAAGCAATAATATGCTTTGTATTGGTGGGAATTCTGCCCTGGGTACCATCAGAGAAACAGAGCAAGTTGCCAAACCTCTCTCTTTGAAATCAAAAGGCTTTGAGGCCTGAtcgtagttttttttttttttttttttttttttccctgaaagcaAAGaagatcctttctttactccctTCTTGCATCATCAGTGCTCAGCCTAAAAGCTATACCTCTTTTCATTAGGGACTAGAAGCAAGCCCAGTTTTGAGCTGGAGGACACCTGCTCACAGGTGTGTCCTGGGAAGAGGCAGCTCTCAGGCCTTGTTCAGGCATGAGATCAAAAGGGCCATCAGAGTGGTGCCAGAGGGAGCCTCTCACAAAGTGGGTGCTCACACAGCTAGGATCCCAAAGTGGAGTCTCAGGCGAAGCTTCATCCCTGGAAAAGACACAGAGGCTAAAGGGAACAAGAAGAATCTTGAAGGGCTCCAGTCCTCATACTCCCACAACTCACCCTCCTCAAACACAGAGTCTATTCAGGGGGAATCCTCATGTACACGTACATATTTCGTAACAGGAGCAATTTTACCCTCAGCCAATCGATTTCCAGAGCAGGGAGAGAAAACTAAGATGGTTCACCTAAACCAACACGATGCTTCATGGACTGCAGTGCCAAAGATCGGGTTGGAGGTATAGAAACCAAGTTGACGTGGCAGGGACCTAGACAGGAGACCAGCAAGGGACCCAAAAGAGGCACTTAGAAAAACTGCCTTTGTTGTATCTTCCCAACCCCAATCAGCACCATCTCAAAGTATTGCAATCCCCTTTGCTGCCCTCTGGTTACCACCTTCCTTTTAAGATATTCATTCAAGATATACTTTTCCAAAGCAGGCCTTTTCCAAAACTATTCCTCCCCCTTGACAAAATGTCCATTCCTTGGTGACCCATTCTAAAGCAAAATAgtctaaaaattaaattcattctAAAGTTTATTTGTTTGGTAACTACTCCCGGGAAAATtgcatttaaaagagaaagacctAGGTAACCCAAAGTAACAAACCTTCAGTGGAAGGATGTTGAATAGAAGAGGTATGTTTATCTTGGAGACGCGTGACTTTCTGGCTACTGCTTGATCTTATCCCTAGCAGGCAACCTTATTCCACACAGACCTTCTCCTATATGGTGAGACGATGAAGAAAATCtgaggcctgagaaccagagagTGCATCCTTGACCCTAATGGCTGCACTATTGCTCCTATAGTTTTGTTCCTGAAGACGCATTTTAGGAAGAGCCTTATGAATAGCTTGATCATTACCAGAATAAAGTGTCTATCTCAACTAGAGtctaatacaaaaaagaaaagaaaaagaaaaacaatatccTGTTCTAAGTAAAACTGCTGTTTGGTACCAGTTGTAGAAATGTGGGCTGCTGGTCTCCTTATCTCAGGTGAGACATAAATTTGTGAG
This window encodes:
- the GJA8 gene encoding gap junction alpha-8 protein yields the protein MGDWSFLGNILEEVNEHSTVIGRVWLTVLFIFRILILGTAAEFVWGDEQSDFVCNTQQPGCENVCYDEAFPISHIRLWVLQIIFVSTPSLMYVGHAVHYVRMEEKRKSREAEELGQQAGANGGERGPLSPDQGNVKKSSGSKGTKKFRLEGTLLRTYICHIIFKTLFEVGFIVGHYFLYGFRILPLYRCSRWPCPNVVDCFVSRPTEKTIFILFMLSVASVSLFLNVMELGHLGLKGIRSAFKRPVEQPLGEIPEKSLHSIAVSSIQKAKGYQLLEEEKIVSHYFPLTEVGMVETAKPFNQFEEKITTGPLEDLSRGYQETLPSYAQVGAQEVEGEGPPAEEGAEPEVGEKKPEEERLTTEEQEKEAVPEGEEVETPGVGKEGEKEELQSEKVSKQGLPAEKTPSLCQELTTDEARPLSRLSQASSRARSDDLTV